The DNA window TGTATTTTTAATATTTTCTTCGGTAATATCCCCACTGTATACCCATCGGATCTTTACTTCGGTTTCCAGATCAGCTCCGGCATGCTTGAATGCTTCAGCAATGGAAATATAAGAATCCTGAAGGGAAACATATTTTCCTACAAGGGCAATTTCAATTGATTTTTTAGGATTCTGGAATTTTTTAAGGAAGCTTTTCCAGTCTTTAAGATCGGCCTCTTTATCGCTTTTCAGGTCCAGCTCTTTTAAAACCACATCATCAAAGTTCTGCTTCTGCAGGTACATCGGCACTTCATAAATGGTTTCAAGATCCTTGCATTCTATTACATTATCGAGTGAAACATTACAGAACTGTGCCAGTTTGGCTCTCTGGTCTTTCGGGATCTTATGTTCTGTTCTGCATACCAGGACATCGGCCATAATTCCGCTTTCCATCAGCTGGCGTACAGAGTGCTGTGAAGGTTTTGTCTTCAGCTCACCGCTTGATGCCAGGTAAGGCAACAGGGTAAGGTGGATCACCATGGAGTTCTTTTCTCCCAGTTCCCACTTCAGCTGGCGTACCGTTTCAATATATGGCAGAGATTCAATATCGCCTACCGTACCACCGATTTCGGTAATGATGATATCGTAGTTTTGTTTGGAAAGGATTTTAATCCTGCGCTTAATTTCGTTGGTGATATGAGGAATTACCTGTACCGTTTTTCCCAGGAAGTCTCCTTTTCTTTCCTTTTCAATAACAGTCTGGTAAATTTTCCCTGTGGTAACGTTGTTGTTTTGAGAAGTAGGAGCGTCCAGGTAACGCTCATAATGACCTAAATCCAGATCCGTTTCCGCACCATCTTCGGTTACATAGCATTCTCCGTGTTCATAAGGATTGAGGGTTCCCGGGTCGATATTGATATAAGGATCAAGCTTTTGAATCGTTACGTTGAAACCGCGTGATTTTAGCAGAAGCCCCAGAGAAGCAGAGACGATTCCTTTCCCCAAAGATGAAGTTACACCTCCTGTCACAAAGATGTACTTTGTATTCTTTTTACTCATTAGATTAGGTTTGTGCAAAGTTATGGGAAAAAGAAATACAAAGCAATTTTTTAGATTTATCAATTTAAGAAATAGCAGACTATTTCTGGGATTTAACGATTTTTTTTATCTATATTTGATCTTACCGAAACGCAAAAAACCCAGCAGGAATAATGATTTCTGTATGTACCACAAGCCAAAATCACAACAAGTGTCCAGCCTTGTACCGGTACTTGAGTACAGAAAATAAATTCATGGCCCGTCTATTTACAGTCTGCCCTATTCCATCTGCTGAGTCCTGAAGCCTTTTGAAATTTTACACATATGCTCCTTTAGTATAGTAAACAAAAAATCATTTTAACTGACATAAAATCATTTCCAAGGTGATTGAAGAACAAAAAACAACTATTTCCCCTTCAAAGATAAAACGCATGGTGAAATCAGGATCAGGTATTTCCTGTTCGTTGTTAGATATCCTGACGTTAAAAAAGAGAATGACTGAAAAACAGTTGAAGATACGGCAGCAGGCATATGCATTAACGCTCTGTACGGTTGTATTCATGGTGGTTTACAATTTTTGCACCTGGTATGCTTCTTCTTTGGATCACATACCATCATTCACCTTTGATTTCGAAAAGTCAATTCCATTTGTGCCCTGGTCTATTATTCCTTATATGGCAGGCGGTCTTTTTTTCTGCCTGGTATTCTTTTCATGTAAGGATAAATATCAATTAAAGATATTAACATGGAGAATGCTTTTTGTCATTATTACGGCAGGAATATTTTTCATCACGATTCCTTTACGGTTCTCATTTCCTAAGCCTGAAGTTTCCCATGCGCTTTTAAGGATGCCTTTTTCATTTTTAAAAACATTTGATTCGCCTTTTAACCAATCGCCGTCGCTCCACATTGCCTTTGCCTTTATATTCTGGTCGGTATTTAAAGACCTGTCCAAATGGCGGATTTTCCTGATGATCTGGCTGATCCTTCTGGGAATTTCAACACTTACCACTTATCAGCATCATATGATGGATATTTTAACCGGAGCCATTCTTGCACACCTCAGCTTTATTATCATTCCTTACCGCAGGCATGATCCCACGTACCGGAACCTCCGGACCGCCAATGCTTATTTTCTGGCTGGGCTGATCTTTACCTTGGCGGCGTTGCTGTGTCATAAATATGTTGGAACTGAAGGACTAATCCTTCTCTTACCTGCATTGGTGATGATAATTGCGGGTTACTGTTACCAGAAAAAAATGAATCAGGAAACCCCGGTAGCATCATAAAAAAGGCTTTCAAAAATGAAAACCTTTCCCTAAACTAAATTGTTTTATGAAAACTATTGTCTGATTAATTCAAAATAAAGATTGACATCAACATCTTTGGCTACGCCCGCTCCGGTAGGATCATATTTGATATTATAATCCAGACGGTTTACTTTAAATGCAGCCTGGAAGCCCATCACCTCTTTTCCCTGCTGGTTTTTGGTGATCCCTCCGAATGTTACCGGAACACTGACTTCCTTCACAACATCTTTAATCTTCAGTTTCCCTTTTAACACATAAGAATTATTTTTTCCTTTGGTAAGAGAAGTAGATTCAAAAGTCATCTGCGGATATTTTTCAGCATCAAAGAAATCGGCGCTTTTCAGATGCTTATCCCTCATTTCAACATTGGTGTTGATTGAATTCACATCTACCATGAAAGACATGGAAGCACCGTCAAGACCGTTTGCTTTAGCCGTAACCTTCCCGTCGAACTTATCAAATCTCCCCTGCACAAAGCTGATGCCCATATGCTTGATATTGAAATTTACTGAAGAATGCATCGGATCTACCTGCCATACAGTCTGGGCAAAGCTTACCACGCTTAAAAAGGCAAATACAAAAGTTAAAAATACTTTTTTCATTGTACTATTTTTTAAAATTAATTTTAAAGCAAAAGTAATCCCGTTAATACAAAAGGATATTGATCTATGATATGATTTTATTTTTATTGCATTTAAAGAACTGTTGCATCACACCAACCATCATAAAACAATAATGTCTGAAAATTAACTAAAATCCGAAACAAAAATTCAAAAAAAATTTTGAACTTCGCAGTATGGCAAAATTAAGAACAGCATATTTCTGTCAGAACTGTGGTGCACAGTACTCTCAGTGGATGGGACAGTGTAAAAGCTGCGGAGAATGGAATACTTTGGTGGAAGAAGTTGTTGAGAAACCGTCTAACAGGAACCTTCCTTCTGCCAGATCCAAACAACACGTCATCAATATCATTGAGGTAGAAACCAGCGAAGAACCCCGTATTAAAACGCCTTCCGAGGAACTCAACAGGGTTTTGGGCGGAGGAATTGTCCTTGGATCGGTGACCCTCATAGGCGGTGAGCCGGGAATCGGAAAGTCTACCCTGCTGCTGCAGCTGGCCCTGAAGATGAAGAAAAAAATCTTCTATGTTTCCGGTGAGGAAAGCGCTTCACAGATTAAGATGAGAGCCGACAGGTTAACGGAAATCCAGAATCCGAACTGTTTCCTGTTTACAGAAACCTCACTGGAAAAAATACTTCAGGAAGCAAAAAAGCTGGATCCTGACTTTATCATCATTGATTCCATACAGACTTTGCAGTCACAGCTGATCGAAAGTTCACCCGGTACCGTATCGCAGATCAGGGAGTGCTCCAATGAGATTATTAAATATGCCAAAGAAAACAATACGCCGGTATTCCTGGTGGGGCATATCACCAAAGACGGACAGATTGCAGGACCGAAAGTACTGGAACATATGGTAGACGTCGTATTGAATTTCGATGGCGACCGTAACCACCTTTTCAGGTTGTTAAGGGCTAATAAAAACCGTTTCGGTTCTACAGCCGAGATCGGGATCTACGAAATGGTTTCCCAGGGACTGAAAGAAATCAAAAATCCGTCTGAGATCCTGATCACCAAAAAATCCGAGGAACTTTCCGGAAATTCGGTGGCGGTAACTTTGGAGGGAAACCGGCCGATGCTGCTGGAAATCCAGGCCTTGGTCAGTACTGCTGTCTATGGAACACCTCAACGGAGCTCTACCGGCTTCGATTCAAAAAGGCTGAACATGCTTCTCGCTGTCCTGGAAAAAAGAGCAGGTTTCCAGCTGGGAGCCAAGGATGTCTTCCTGAATATTACCGGAGGCATAAAGACGGATGATCCGGCACTGGATCTGGCAGTTGTTGCCTCTATCCTGTCTTCCAATGAGGACATTGCAGTATCTGAGCATTACTGTTTTGCCGGAGAAATTGGGCTGAGTGGGGAAATCCGGCCTATTGCACAGGCCGAACAGAGGATTACCGAAGCCGAAAAATTAGGCTATGAGAAAATTTTTATTTCCAATTTAAATAAACTGCCAAAGAAGAAATTCGGGATTAAAATTGAAGAAGTGAGCAAGATTGAAGATTTTCATGAAAGATTATTTTAACGAAAACACAAGATTCAACGATGAGAACAGATATTCTCAAATATTACAACAATCTCGCTGTAACCTATGACAAAAACCGTTTCGGAAATTCCTATGGAAAATATATTGATCAGCAGGAAAAGTCTTTTCTGAACTATTTTTTTTATGATAAAAACTATTCAACAGTTTTAGATTTAGGCTGCGGGACCGGAAGATTATTGAATTTTGCGACTCACGGTACAGATTTCAGTGAAGAAATGTTGCATATTGCACGGCAGAAGTATCCTCATAAAAAATTGGAAAAAGGAGAAATTTCAAAAATTCCTTTTATTGAT is part of the Chryseobacterium camelliae genome and encodes:
- the radA gene encoding DNA repair protein RadA, yielding MAKLRTAYFCQNCGAQYSQWMGQCKSCGEWNTLVEEVVEKPSNRNLPSARSKQHVINIIEVETSEEPRIKTPSEELNRVLGGGIVLGSVTLIGGEPGIGKSTLLLQLALKMKKKIFYVSGEESASQIKMRADRLTEIQNPNCFLFTETSLEKILQEAKKLDPDFIIIDSIQTLQSQLIESSPGTVSQIRECSNEIIKYAKENNTPVFLVGHITKDGQIAGPKVLEHMVDVVLNFDGDRNHLFRLLRANKNRFGSTAEIGIYEMVSQGLKEIKNPSEILITKKSEELSGNSVAVTLEGNRPMLLEIQALVSTAVYGTPQRSSTGFDSKRLNMLLAVLEKRAGFQLGAKDVFLNITGGIKTDDPALDLAVVASILSSNEDIAVSEHYCFAGEIGLSGEIRPIAQAEQRITEAEKLGYEKIFISNLNKLPKKKFGIKIEEVSKIEDFHERLF
- a CDS encoding phosphatase PAP2 family protein; amino-acid sequence: MIEEQKTTISPSKIKRMVKSGSGISCSLLDILTLKKRMTEKQLKIRQQAYALTLCTVVFMVVYNFCTWYASSLDHIPSFTFDFEKSIPFVPWSIIPYMAGGLFFCLVFFSCKDKYQLKILTWRMLFVIITAGIFFITIPLRFSFPKPEVSHALLRMPFSFLKTFDSPFNQSPSLHIAFAFIFWSVFKDLSKWRIFLMIWLILLGISTLTTYQHHMMDILTGAILAHLSFIIIPYRRHDPTYRNLRTANAYFLAGLIFTLAALLCHKYVGTEGLILLLPALVMIIAGYCYQKKMNQETPVAS
- a CDS encoding YceI family protein; this encodes MKKVFLTFVFAFLSVVSFAQTVWQVDPMHSSVNFNIKHMGISFVQGRFDKFDGKVTAKANGLDGASMSFMVDVNSINTNVEMRDKHLKSADFFDAEKYPQMTFESTSLTKGKNNSYVLKGKLKIKDVVKEVSVPVTFGGITKNQQGKEVMGFQAAFKVNRLDYNIKYDPTGAGVAKDVDVNLYFELIRQ
- a CDS encoding CTP synthase, which produces MSKKNTKYIFVTGGVTSSLGKGIVSASLGLLLKSRGFNVTIQKLDPYINIDPGTLNPYEHGECYVTEDGAETDLDLGHYERYLDAPTSQNNNVTTGKIYQTVIEKERKGDFLGKTVQVIPHITNEIKRRIKILSKQNYDIIITEIGGTVGDIESLPYIETVRQLKWELGEKNSMVIHLTLLPYLASSGELKTKPSQHSVRQLMESGIMADVLVCRTEHKIPKDQRAKLAQFCNVSLDNVIECKDLETIYEVPMYLQKQNFDDVVLKELDLKSDKEADLKDWKSFLKKFQNPKKSIEIALVGKYVSLQDSYISIAEAFKHAGADLETEVKIRWVYSGDITEENIKNTLAGVNGILIAPGFGDRGIEGKVLTAQYAREHKVPMLGICLGMQIMTIEFARNVLGYSKANSMEFDTSTEHPVISLMEEQKNVVDKGGTMRLGAWKCALKNGSALHDVYGSKNITERHRHRYEFNSDYIGEFEMNGFHATGTNPETGLVEALEMSEHPFYIGVQYHPEYKSTVATPHPLFRAFIKACGKEVK